A section of the Thermoproteota archaeon genome encodes:
- a CDS encoding V-type ATP synthase subunit E family protein, with the protein MSGEEVVSVDKDSEAIVRAILKMAEDRADAIRKEAEKRAKEIIESARRKAEEILRSKRERAEREMREEIARKRSAAEVEANQIVLMTKSELLSEFFRRVHEKLAAIADGQEPGWNYEEILTRYSLEGAKVLGEKEVLLMGREKDKSLLEKVARKLEKENIKASVDERTVPVIGGVVVRDSRDERRYYNTFDGRLRAYRETKEIEIIGRLFEGV; encoded by the coding sequence GTGAGTGGGGAGGAAGTAGTTAGCGTGGATAAGGACTCCGAGGCCATCGTCAGGGCTATCCTCAAGATGGCTGAGGATAGGGCTGATGCCATCAGGAAGGAGGCCGAGAAGAGAGCTAAGGAGATAATCGAGTCAGCCCGGAGAAAGGCGGAGGAGATACTGAGATCCAAGAGGGAGAGGGCAGAGAGGGAGATGAGGGAGGAGATTGCGAGGAAGAGAAGCGCTGCTGAGGTAGAGGCTAATCAAATAGTTCTCATGACCAAATCCGAGCTGCTGAGTGAATTCTTCAGGAGAGTGCACGAGAAGCTGGCCGCTATAGCCGATGGCCAAGAGCCGGGATGGAACTACGAGGAGATACTGACGAGATACTCGCTGGAGGGGGCGAAGGTCCTAGGAGAGAAGGAGGTACTCCTCATGGGTAGGGAGAAGGATAAATCCCTGCTCGAAAAGGTAGCTAGGAAGTTGGAGAAAGAAAATATAAAGGCCTCCGTTGACGAGAGAACGGTCCCGGTCATCGGAGGGGTCGTTGTGAGGGACAGTAGGGATGAGAGGAGGTACTACAACACCTTCGATGGTAGGCTGAGGGCCTACAGAGAGACCAAGGAGATAGAGATAATAGGGAGATTGTTTGAGGGGGTGTAA
- a CDS encoding V-type ATP synthase subunit A: MSELVYESKGIIVHIKGPVVEAEGMRGAKIREVVYVGEERLIGEIVRIEGDKAIIQVYEPTGGVKAGEPVERTGEPLSAELGPGLLGQVLDGLGRPLEVIAEKAGGPFITRGIKAPTLSRDKEWQWTPLVKPGDDVVAGDVLGTVPEGSITHKIMLPPTIEKAKVIEVLPEGDYTIEEPVVVVEHIGGKEEVKMYHKWPVRTPRPFREKLAPVELLVTGQRVIDTFFPIVKGGTSAVPGGFGTGKTVTLHQISKWADADVVVYVGCGERGNEMTDLLHTFPKLVDPKSGSPLLERSVLIANTSNMPVPAREASIFMGITYAEYYRDMGLHVVLTADSTSRWAEALRELSSRLEEIPSERGYPAYLPDYIASFYERAGRIKVRGKRDDLGSVAVIGAVSPSGGDLNEPVTQHTMRYVGAFWALDKDLAFKRHFPSINWLRSFSKYTGGLKEWWIKHTGHDMMAYRDKAMALLQRASSLEEVARVVGEAALSDENRLVLLSAELIKEGFLVQNAYHEVDTYCSPKKQALLLKTLLEFYDRARPMIDAGVPISRIAEMKSLGLLRRLKFVPEEEFESAVKEAIAQLEAEISSLLAEVR; encoded by the coding sequence TTGTCCGAGTTAGTTTATGAGAGTAAAGGTATTATCGTCCACATAAAGGGTCCCGTAGTAGAAGCCGAGGGAATGAGGGGTGCTAAGATCAGGGAGGTCGTTTACGTCGGAGAGGAGAGACTCATAGGTGAGATAGTCAGGATAGAAGGGGACAAGGCGATAATACAAGTCTACGAGCCCACTGGTGGAGTGAAGGCGGGTGAACCCGTCGAGAGGACTGGAGAGCCCCTCTCAGCTGAATTAGGGCCGGGGCTACTGGGTCAGGTCCTCGACGGACTGGGCAGGCCCTTAGAAGTCATAGCCGAGAAAGCTGGCGGTCCATTCATCACTAGGGGAATTAAGGCGCCCACCCTCTCTAGAGATAAGGAGTGGCAGTGGACCCCCTTGGTCAAGCCTGGAGACGATGTCGTCGCTGGGGATGTCCTAGGAACCGTCCCAGAGGGCTCCATCACTCACAAGATAATGCTCCCACCGACCATAGAGAAGGCCAAGGTTATAGAGGTCCTCCCTGAGGGAGACTACACTATAGAGGAGCCTGTAGTCGTGGTGGAGCACATAGGCGGTAAGGAAGAGGTTAAGATGTATCATAAATGGCCTGTCAGGACGCCCAGACCTTTCAGGGAGAAGCTAGCCCCCGTAGAGCTTCTAGTAACCGGGCAGAGGGTGATAGATACTTTCTTCCCCATAGTCAAGGGAGGCACCTCCGCCGTGCCCGGCGGCTTTGGCACCGGTAAGACGGTGACCCTTCACCAAATCTCGAAGTGGGCAGATGCGGATGTCGTGGTATACGTGGGTTGTGGAGAGAGAGGTAATGAGATGACCGATCTGCTACACACTTTCCCAAAGCTGGTCGATCCCAAGAGCGGGAGTCCTCTGCTGGAGAGGAGCGTCCTCATTGCCAACACCAGTAACATGCCAGTCCCTGCTAGGGAGGCCAGCATCTTCATGGGGATTACTTACGCCGAGTATTACAGGGATATGGGGCTTCACGTGGTTCTCACGGCAGATTCGACCTCCAGGTGGGCTGAGGCGCTGAGGGAGCTTAGCTCTAGGCTTGAGGAGATACCATCCGAGAGAGGGTATCCAGCCTATCTACCTGACTACATAGCCTCGTTCTACGAGAGGGCTGGTAGGATTAAGGTCCGAGGTAAGAGGGACGACTTAGGGTCCGTCGCCGTTATAGGGGCCGTGAGTCCCTCCGGGGGAGACCTCAACGAGCCCGTCACCCAGCACACCATGAGGTACGTAGGTGCCTTCTGGGCTCTGGACAAGGACTTGGCGTTCAAGAGGCACTTCCCATCCATAAACTGGCTGAGGAGCTTCTCAAAGTATACTGGTGGATTGAAGGAGTGGTGGATCAAGCACACCGGACATGACATGATGGCTTACAGGGACAAGGCCATGGCCCTTCTTCAGAGGGCCTCCAGCTTGGAGGAGGTGGCCAGGGTGGTGGGGGAGGCCGCTCTCTCCGATGAGAACAGGCTCGTCCTCCTGTCTGCGGAGCTCATCAAGGAGGGATTCTTGGTGCAGAACGCCTACCACGAGGTAGATACCTACTGCTCCCCGAAGAAGCAGGCCCTCCTCCTGAAAACACTGTTGGAGTTCTACGATAGAGCCAGACCCATGATAGATGCGGGTGTTCCCATATCGAGGATAGCTGAAATGAAATCGCTGGGTCTCCTCAGGAGGCTCAAGTTCGTGCCCGAGGAGGAATTCGAGAGCGCTGTCAAGGAGGCTATAGCGCAACTTGAGGCTGAGATATCCTCCCTGCTTGCGGAGGTGAGATGA
- a CDS encoding V-type ATP synthase subunit B, translating to MSVYGLTFKGIDQVKGPLVIMRGVPGAAYEEVVRIYSEDGREWFGQVLEAGRDKVVIQVLGDTEGLDSNAMVKFTGSTLKIPVSDEMLGRVFNGAGEPIDGGPKIRADDYRDINGAPINPAKRDYPDEFIETGISAIDGMLSLVRGQKLPIFSESGLPHNEVAAQVARQAVVPGKAERFSIVFAAVGLKYDDVLFFRRQFEEFGALSRSVLFLNLANDPVIERITTPRVALTAAEYLAFDLGMDVLVIITDMTNYCEALRELSSAREEVPSRKGYPGYMYSDLASIYERAGRIIGRPGSITFMPILTMPGGDLTHPIPDLTGYITEGQIFLDLDLHNRGIYPPINVLPSLSRLMKDGIGPGKTREDHKEVSDQLYAAYSQGTKARELVQIVGEAGLSPREKLYLEFARRFEREFVAQGFRERRSIEETLDIAWDILSILPEAELTRISEKTLNKFHPKRRIAAQAEGE from the coding sequence ATGTCCGTGTACGGTCTGACCTTCAAGGGGATTGATCAGGTGAAGGGACCCCTCGTCATAATGAGGGGTGTCCCTGGGGCTGCTTACGAGGAAGTGGTCAGGATATACTCCGAGGATGGCAGGGAGTGGTTCGGTCAGGTGCTGGAGGCCGGTAGGGATAAGGTCGTCATACAGGTGCTGGGAGACACTGAAGGGCTTGATTCCAACGCCATGGTCAAGTTCACTGGCTCGACCTTAAAGATCCCTGTATCGGACGAGATGCTCGGTAGAGTGTTCAACGGCGCAGGTGAGCCGATAGATGGAGGCCCTAAGATAAGGGCTGATGACTACAGGGACATAAACGGCGCTCCCATAAATCCGGCCAAGAGGGACTACCCGGACGAGTTCATCGAGACCGGTATATCCGCCATTGACGGGATGTTGAGCTTGGTCAGGGGTCAGAAGCTTCCGATATTCTCCGAGTCCGGATTACCTCACAACGAGGTAGCCGCTCAGGTGGCGAGGCAGGCGGTCGTCCCTGGAAAGGCTGAGAGATTCTCCATAGTCTTCGCGGCAGTAGGTCTGAAGTACGATGACGTTCTCTTCTTCAGGAGGCAGTTCGAGGAATTCGGAGCGCTGAGCAGGTCCGTGCTCTTCCTAAACCTAGCTAATGATCCGGTCATAGAGAGGATAACCACCCCGAGGGTCGCCCTGACCGCTGCTGAGTACCTAGCGTTCGACTTGGGTATGGATGTCCTAGTCATAATCACGGACATGACCAACTATTGCGAGGCGCTGAGGGAGCTCAGCTCCGCTAGGGAGGAGGTACCAAGCAGGAAGGGATATCCGGGATACATGTACAGCGACCTAGCGAGCATCTACGAGAGGGCAGGCAGGATAATCGGCAGACCTGGCTCCATAACCTTTATGCCCATACTGACGATGCCCGGTGGGGACCTCACCCACCCCATACCAGATCTCACTGGCTACATCACCGAGGGCCAGATATTCTTGGACTTGGATCTCCACAATAGGGGCATCTATCCTCCGATCAACGTCCTGCCGAGCCTTAGCAGGCTCATGAAGGACGGTATAGGTCCAGGAAAGACGAGAGAAGACCACAAGGAGGTCTCAGATCAGCTCTACGCCGCTTACAGCCAAGGTACCAAGGCTAGGGAGCTCGTCCAAATAGTAGGCGAGGCGGGACTTAGCCCGAGGGAGAAGCTGTACTTGGAATTCGCTAGGAGGTTCGAGAGGGAATTCGTGGCCCAAGGCTTCAGGGAGAGGAGGAGCATAGAGGAAACGCTGGACATCGCTTGGGACATACTGTCCATACTGCCCGAGGCTGAGCTGACGAGGATAAGCGAGAAGACCCTCAACAAGTTCCACCCGAAGAGGAGGATCGCAGCCCAGGCAGAGGGTGAGTGA
- a CDS encoding V-type ATP synthase subunit D: MSFRSVGRVLPTKGFLIRLRERTRLLRSGVDALKMKRDQLVKESQNLLPDLRRRNEVEKKLEKAYKLLRLAYAAAGPDEMRKAALLTMPLLTEMKVRSVIGVEIPEIEIREFALATSPSLNAVVIAAARKFSEAIKELMPLVNSEAKFERLAAALADTMRKVNALEKIIIPDHEAAIKYIEEALEEDALEEFLRVKKYRQLKRGV; this comes from the coding sequence TTGAGCTTCCGCTCCGTGGGGAGGGTCCTCCCCACCAAGGGGTTTTTGATCCGTTTAAGGGAGAGAACGCGACTCCTCCGCTCGGGAGTCGACGCTCTCAAGATGAAGAGGGATCAGCTGGTCAAGGAGAGTCAGAACTTACTTCCGGACCTTAGGAGGAGGAACGAAGTCGAGAAGAAGTTAGAGAAGGCCTACAAGCTCCTAAGACTGGCTTATGCTGCCGCCGGACCCGATGAGATGAGGAAAGCGGCCTTGCTGACTATGCCCCTCCTCACGGAAATGAAGGTGCGGAGCGTCATAGGCGTGGAGATACCTGAGATAGAGATAAGGGAGTTCGCTTTGGCTACCTCCCCCTCCTTGAACGCAGTGGTGATAGCCGCCGCTAGAAAGTTCTCAGAGGCAATAAAGGAGCTGATGCCGCTAGTAAACTCCGAGGCCAAGTTCGAGAGGCTAGCTGCGGCTCTAGCAGATACAATGAGGAAGGTGAATGCTCTGGAGAAGATAATAATACCTGACCACGAGGCCGCCATCAAGTACATCGAGGAAGCCCTGGAGGAGGACGCTCTGGAAGAGTTCCTTCGTGTAAAGAAGTATAGACAGCTGAAAAGAGGTGTTTGA
- a CDS encoding V-type ATPase subunit, translating into MLKGAKRKYLVVRTHGLASHLTDPEDIRSWVFLEDERALFDKLSPTAYGSFFEGPEDLLDALKVEEVCLRVNSIRARKLISLSRGTPIEDLIKAFMSKYDIENLRRIVFSLLFGGKRRELRLLPVEYYVMDVEKLSKADRLETLLELLEDRRLVILLSSWLSSSERDITEIDLALDRYYMDRLESQLKAMKIGKRSPTSLLLHSYMENVLLRNLLKAKYLGVKNDLLAKVFSKLPFRKLLETATKTDSLKEFLDELANLASYRAVSIEIDGAMKEVGEPWIIEHVIAKKTYIDSLRISLKGSMTEAYVLMYLISSEWESQSIKTILLGRMSGVDPEVLYNLLAPPTE; encoded by the coding sequence ATGTTAAAAGGTGCGAAGAGGAAGTATCTAGTTGTAAGAACGCACGGTTTAGCCTCTCACTTGACTGATCCGGAGGACATAAGGTCTTGGGTGTTTTTAGAGGATGAAAGGGCTCTCTTCGATAAGCTATCTCCTACTGCCTATGGAAGCTTTTTCGAGGGACCCGAAGATTTGCTCGATGCTCTCAAGGTAGAAGAGGTATGCTTGAGAGTTAACTCAATAAGAGCTAGGAAGTTGATCTCCCTCTCCAGAGGGACGCCAATTGAGGATCTCATCAAGGCATTCATGAGTAAGTACGATATAGAGAACTTGAGGAGGATAGTTTTCTCGTTGCTATTCGGAGGTAAGAGGAGAGAGCTGAGGCTCTTACCCGTGGAATACTACGTAATGGATGTGGAAAAGCTGTCTAAGGCTGATAGGCTTGAAACACTACTGGAATTGTTGGAGGATAGGAGACTAGTTATACTGCTGTCTTCGTGGCTCTCCTCCAGTGAGAGAGATATCACTGAGATAGATCTAGCCTTAGACAGGTACTATATGGATCGTCTTGAATCTCAACTTAAAGCCATGAAGATAGGCAAGAGATCCCCTACCTCATTACTACTCCACTCTTACATGGAAAACGTGCTCCTGAGGAACCTGCTGAAGGCTAAGTATCTAGGGGTGAAGAACGATTTACTCGCTAAGGTGTTCTCTAAGCTGCCTTTTAGAAAATTACTTGAAACTGCTACGAAAACAGATAGTTTAAAAGAATTCCTAGACGAATTAGCGAACTTAGCCTCATATAGGGCGGTTTCCATAGAAATAGATGGAGCTATGAAAGAGGTCGGAGAGCCGTGGATAATAGAGCATGTCATAGCTAAGAAGACCTACATAGACTCACTCAGAATATCTTTGAAGGGATCCATGACGGAGGCATATGTGCTCATGTACCTGATAAGCTCTGAGTGGGAGTCTCAGAGTATAAAGACGATCTTACTCGGGAGGATGAGTGGGGTAGACCCTGAAGTTCTATATAACCTGCTGGCCCCTCCCACTGAGTGA
- a CDS encoding ATP synthase subunit C — protein sequence MVNTRKKKLLSYVILGIPLLLLPLSIVSAAASPEEAAAGAGGLKFIGAAVAIIGSTIAAGIALYGVAIGGSALLAENPNAFTQVLILGGLAEGVAVYGLLVAFLILGG from the coding sequence ATGGTCAACACGAGGAAGAAAAAACTGCTGTCATATGTGATATTAGGAATTCCCCTATTGCTCCTGCCTCTGTCGATTGTAAGTGCTGCTGCATCACCTGAAGAGGCCGCGGCTGGAGCCGGTGGTCTAAAGTTTATAGGAGCCGCCGTCGCCATTATTGGAAGCACCATCGCCGCTGGAATAGCTCTGTACGGTGTGGCCATAGGTGGTAGCGCTCTCCTCGCCGAGAACCCGAACGCATTCACTCAGGTCCTTATATTGGGAGGTCTGGCAGAAGGAGTGGCAGTTTACGGTCTGCTGGTAGCCTTCCTCATACTGGGAGGCTGA
- a CDS encoding V-type ATPase 116kDa subunit family protein, with amino-acid sequence MLKPEKVVRFYAYTTKLHVDDMAEALMEFDDVHVEPPEGLPGVKPPEGLETPDLNAYEEIIRALERASALTGISLEDILNQATSNKIPETVDHKELISELDELVGKYLSLRKELELAKKAKSLLKERANRLRELEEKLEELEMKIKEYYAAALEITEENPAKLRLGRMLLEIDRDLLRASSLVNAALNPSMSINDIREILRNLLEPLSELEARLLAVQDELKEEKEIEEVKRGTQDLKEILEEISREIEGYMVRKDKLSELKAVESLWNKMRDTVRKVPELSPLLVEREPAIAKVTQQIADLENEISRREGTIREKLQLAKKLIANVRETFIRLRDRMLTIKAVAAGEAEQRVSELIEGAKPIISEKGKLEEEIKKLEVLSNKEEVGKLKEEAEKLLLKVRETAAKLASKALSVKPRAILQKLKKMTYVGEEIAVISGWVPSSKIDDFERSIKDKLGNYVALELEEPKKGEGVPSKVKLPTILRPVRLLTHRLYGLPSIRELDPTPITAIFFPLMFGMMYGDVGHGLTLALFGALLWGRSRGAMKELAGLLIYSGMAAAFFGYLYGMIYFMEFTEHPILSPLHDTMRLMAVALLFGAFELMVGFVMNTINKLLEGDIFAALFEYKGATTLIMYAGAVYAVIRNNADIMGTITDPLFISMVVPLSITATAPVIRAVREGHGIGEGMSEMIATLLESVLALFSNSLSYIRLAAFAVIHEVFGVLTAQLILGKEIATLSDLGSLVAPGALIGFVFMNIAVMGLEGMLSFIQATRLTFYEFFSKFYKAAGREFKRVSELLGPALS; translated from the coding sequence ATGCTCAAGCCGGAAAAGGTAGTCCGATTCTACGCTTACACAACTAAACTGCATGTGGACGATATGGCAGAGGCCCTCATGGAGTTCGATGATGTCCACGTAGAACCCCCAGAGGGACTCCCCGGCGTCAAACCTCCGGAGGGCCTAGAAACTCCAGATTTAAATGCTTACGAAGAAATAATCAGGGCTTTAGAAAGAGCGAGCGCGTTAACTGGAATATCCCTAGAGGATATCTTGAATCAGGCTACTTCTAATAAAATTCCAGAGACCGTTGATCACAAGGAGCTGATCTCGGAACTGGATGAATTGGTGGGAAAGTACCTCTCCTTGAGGAAAGAGCTTGAGCTAGCAAAGAAGGCGAAATCCTTGCTTAAAGAAAGGGCTAATAGATTGAGGGAGCTAGAGGAGAAGCTCGAGGAGCTCGAGATGAAAATAAAGGAGTACTACGCGGCAGCTCTTGAGATAACTGAGGAAAATCCCGCAAAGCTGCGACTGGGAAGAATGCTGCTAGAAATAGATAGGGATCTCCTGAGGGCTTCTTCGCTAGTAAATGCGGCCCTAAACCCCTCCATGTCCATAAACGATATAAGAGAGATCCTGAGGAATCTACTGGAGCCCCTATCCGAGTTAGAGGCAAGATTATTGGCGGTACAAGACGAATTGAAGGAAGAGAAGGAGATAGAGGAAGTTAAACGAGGCACACAAGATCTCAAGGAGATTCTTGAAGAAATAAGTAGGGAGATAGAAGGATACATGGTGAGGAAAGACAAATTATCCGAACTCAAAGCCGTGGAAAGTCTTTGGAATAAGATGAGAGACACTGTAAGGAAGGTTCCGGAGTTGAGCCCTCTATTGGTTGAGAGAGAGCCAGCGATAGCTAAGGTTACACAGCAGATAGCTGATTTAGAAAACGAGATAAGTAGAAGGGAGGGCACCATAAGGGAAAAGCTTCAGTTAGCTAAGAAACTTATCGCTAACGTAAGAGAGACCTTTATCAGGCTTAGAGATAGAATGCTTACTATTAAAGCGGTAGCAGCAGGAGAAGCTGAACAGAGGGTATCCGAGCTTATAGAGGGAGCTAAACCGATAATCTCTGAGAAAGGTAAGCTAGAGGAGGAGATCAAGAAACTAGAAGTACTCAGCAACAAGGAAGAGGTGGGCAAGCTGAAGGAGGAGGCAGAAAAACTGCTCTTAAAGGTGAGGGAAACTGCAGCCAAGCTAGCCTCGAAGGCACTCTCGGTGAAACCGAGGGCAATTCTGCAGAAACTGAAGAAAATGACCTATGTAGGTGAGGAGATAGCGGTGATATCAGGATGGGTCCCTTCATCTAAAATCGACGACTTCGAGAGGAGCATTAAGGATAAACTGGGTAATTACGTGGCTCTGGAGTTAGAAGAGCCGAAAAAGGGCGAAGGAGTCCCCTCCAAGGTCAAATTGCCTACAATACTGAGACCTGTCCGTCTACTAACTCACAGGCTTTACGGATTGCCATCGATAAGGGAGCTGGATCCGACGCCAATAACTGCGATATTCTTCCCACTGATGTTCGGGATGATGTACGGTGACGTGGGTCATGGTCTCACCTTGGCCCTCTTTGGTGCTCTGCTATGGGGTAGATCTAGAGGAGCAATGAAGGAACTGGCTGGTCTGTTAATCTACTCTGGAATGGCGGCAGCATTCTTTGGCTATCTATACGGCATGATTTACTTCATGGAATTCACTGAACATCCTATACTCAGTCCCCTCCATGATACCATGAGGCTGATGGCTGTCGCTCTTCTATTCGGAGCTTTCGAACTAATGGTCGGCTTCGTCATGAACACCATTAACAAACTTCTGGAGGGGGATATCTTTGCCGCGCTATTCGAGTATAAGGGAGCTACGACACTAATCATGTATGCAGGCGCTGTCTACGCCGTTATCAGGAATAATGCCGATATAATGGGTACAATAACCGATCCGCTGTTCATATCAATGGTAGTACCTCTATCTATAACAGCTACAGCTCCCGTGATAAGGGCTGTGAGGGAAGGACACGGTATAGGAGAGGGTATGTCAGAAATGATCGCAACATTATTAGAGAGTGTGCTAGCTCTCTTCAGCAACTCACTGTCCTATATCAGGTTGGCTGCCTTCGCGGTGATTCACGAGGTCTTCGGGGTCCTAACGGCGCAGCTTATACTCGGTAAGGAGATCGCGACTCTATCCGATCTGGGATCTTTAGTAGCTCCAGGGGCCCTAATAGGATTCGTGTTCATGAACATAGCAGTTATGGGGCTCGAAGGAATGCTCTCATTCATACAAGCCACTAGGTTGACATTCTATGAGTTCTTCTCGAAATTCTACAAGGCGGCTGGGAGGGAGTTCAAGAGGGTCTCCGAGCTTCTCGGGCCTGCTCTCTCCTGA
- the wecB gene encoding UDP-N-acetylglucosamine 2-epimerase (non-hydrolyzing) has protein sequence MRLLLSVGTRPEIIKMAPVYEALSRIKGVELFLVHTGQHYDWEMSDVFFSELGLDEPDLNLGIGSGDQVDQTARVLHEMGKVVENYEPDAVLSVGDTNSVLGTALAASKLEVPFIHIESGLRSYDFTMPEEINRRVADHLASLNFAPTPRAFSNLNEEGYPPERIVLSGNTIVDVVEKMWGNIRRSSILKELGLVEGEPLMTITVHRKENADKEYRMLGIVKALRELDELTIVWPLHPRTYKRLKAFGLLGELRTLEHVMLIEPLGYIDFLRLLSASDVVATDSGGVQEESATLKKPCIILRDNTERPEIVELGFGEVAGANPSSIVSAVRRFLYEEEVRRRIEGLPNPFGDGTASKMIAEVLWRIWDLRSLRHESPHFKGGSPHYVAFKVEGRSKSRGMTVSQFIEVTGYEVISIYDPSGSPLPFGPSTPLMDGEIVRVRGDPSNYPKLAKLIGG, from the coding sequence ATGAGGTTGCTTCTGTCGGTGGGCACTAGACCCGAGATCATCAAGATGGCGCCTGTATACGAGGCTCTATCGCGTATAAAGGGTGTAGAGCTGTTTCTAGTGCACACTGGGCAGCATTACGATTGGGAAATGAGCGATGTATTCTTCTCCGAGCTTGGACTCGACGAGCCAGACCTCAACTTGGGCATAGGATCGGGAGATCAGGTGGATCAGACTGCTAGGGTTCTACATGAGATGGGAAAGGTTGTGGAGAACTACGAACCGGATGCCGTCCTGTCGGTAGGTGATACGAACTCCGTACTTGGAACCGCTCTGGCTGCTTCCAAACTAGAGGTTCCCTTCATACACATAGAATCGGGGCTCAGGAGCTACGATTTCACGATGCCGGAGGAGATAAACAGGAGGGTCGCTGATCACCTCGCGTCGCTGAACTTCGCCCCCACCCCCAGAGCATTCTCCAATCTCAATGAGGAGGGCTATCCCCCTGAGAGGATTGTACTGAGCGGTAATACCATAGTTGACGTCGTCGAGAAGATGTGGGGCAACATTAGACGATCTAGCATCCTGAAGGAATTGGGTCTAGTAGAGGGTGAGCCCCTCATGACCATCACAGTTCACAGAAAGGAGAATGCCGACAAGGAGTACAGAATGCTGGGGATAGTGAAAGCCCTGAGGGAATTGGATGAGCTGACCATAGTATGGCCCCTGCATCCGAGAACTTACAAGAGGCTGAAGGCTTTCGGTCTGTTGGGCGAATTGAGGACGTTGGAGCACGTGATGTTGATCGAGCCTCTAGGCTACATAGATTTTTTGAGGCTTCTCTCGGCCTCGGATGTGGTGGCTACCGATTCCGGTGGGGTTCAGGAGGAGTCGGCCACCCTGAAGAAGCCCTGCATCATATTGAGGGATAACACGGAGAGGCCTGAGATAGTTGAACTGGGATTCGGCGAGGTAGCGGGCGCCAATCCCTCCTCCATAGTGTCAGCGGTTAGAAGGTTCCTCTACGAGGAGGAGGTTAGGAGGAGGATAGAGGGCCTTCCCAATCCGTTTGGGGACGGTACGGCATCCAAGATGATAGCCGAGGTCCTCTGGAGGATCTGGGATCTAAGGTCCTTGAGGCACGAATCACCCCACTTCAAGGGAGGTTCACCGCACTACGTGGCTTTTAAGGTAGAGGGGAGATCCAAGTCCAGAGGAATGACCGTTTCCCAATTCATAGAGGTTACCGGGTACGAGGTCATTTCTATATACGATCCATCCGGTTCCCCCCTCCCCTTTGGCCCGAGCACGCCTTTAATGGATGGGGAGATAGTTAGGGTCAGGGGGGATCCGTCCAATTATCCCAAGCTCGCTAAGTTGATTGGGGGGTGA
- a CDS encoding DUF131 domain-containing protein, which produces MSPLDLMGILLIVMGLVLIVLALLLPSRKFGDYSVGGVILIGPIPIVFGKNIRTSLLIVLVAISILLMLTMIVLMGAWS; this is translated from the coding sequence TTGAGCCCTCTAGACCTCATGGGAATTCTCCTAATAGTTATGGGGCTTGTGCTAATCGTGTTGGCGCTGCTACTGCCATCCCGGAAGTTCGGAGACTACAGCGTCGGTGGAGTAATACTAATAGGGCCCATACCCATAGTATTCGGTAAGAACATTAGGACATCGCTCCTCATCGTACTAGTAGCAATATCCATCCTGCTGATGCTGACCATGATCGTCCTCATGGGGGCTTGGTCATGA
- a CDS encoding orotidine 5'-phosphate decarboxylase, producing the protein MVEVFLSLDLTSLDEAIRIAELAVGAGFREIEVGTPLIKAEGMRSVRRLRERFPEVKLFADTKTMDTGYLEADLAFSSGADLMSVMAVSPDETIKEAVRRAEESRGEVLVDTLGLRDVVPRLKEIIEFGIHRICLHRGVDEGVFSEYELLDSAKELGVKIGVAGGINESTIGEVAKRADFVMVGRAITKSGDPRSAAIRILRGAGLLT; encoded by the coding sequence ATGGTAGAGGTGTTCCTGTCGCTCGACCTGACATCCTTGGACGAGGCTATTAGGATAGCTGAGCTGGCGGTGGGGGCTGGCTTCAGGGAGATCGAGGTTGGAACTCCACTGATAAAGGCTGAAGGAATGAGATCCGTGAGAAGGCTCAGGGAGAGATTTCCTGAGGTTAAGCTGTTCGCTGACACTAAGACCATGGACACGGGGTACCTAGAGGCGGATCTGGCCTTCTCCTCCGGTGCCGATCTGATGAGCGTGATGGCCGTGTCACCTGATGAGACGATAAAGGAAGCGGTCAGGAGAGCGGAAGAATCCAGAGGAGAGGTACTGGTGGACACTTTAGGCCTAAGAGATGTGGTGCCCCGTTTGAAGGAGATCATAGAGTTCGGGATACACAGGATATGCCTGCACAGGGGGGTTGATGAAGGGGTATTCTCCGAATACGAGTTGCTAGACTCCGCTAAAGAGCTGGGAGTCAAGATAGGTGTCGCCGGTGGTATAAACGAGTCTACCATAGGGGAAGTAGCTAAAAGAGCCGATTTCGTCATGGTGGGGAGGGCAATAACGAAGTCGGGCGATCCGAGGAGTGCCGCCATTAGAATCCTGAGGGGTGCGGGCCTCCTGACTTGA